A genomic region of Haemorhous mexicanus isolate bHaeMex1 chromosome 14, bHaeMex1.pri, whole genome shotgun sequence contains the following coding sequences:
- the LOC132333898 gene encoding gap junction alpha-3 protein-like: protein MGDWSLLGRLLENAQEHSTVVGKVWLTVLFVFRILVLGAAAERVWGDELSGFSCDTQQPGCQNACYDSTFPISHLRFWVLQIIFVSTPSLVYLGHILHLVHLEEKAQQQMAARASSGARRQRPRQPQLPTGNTRARVCMRGAILRTYICNIVFKSLLEVGFIVGQYALYGFQLKPLYTCSRWPCPNTVNCYISRPTEKTIFILFMLGVACVSLLLNLVEIYHLGLTKCRRGPGPKSRILTAPGGPVGPGSTYVTLPRGGSPLAAGRPPHGLAPLKKAGAWLGVAGGSHRDVRTADLAV, encoded by the coding sequence ATGGGGGACTGGAGCCTGCTGGGCCGGCTGCTGGAGAATGCCCAGGAGCACTCAACGGTGGTGGGGAAGGTCTGGCTCACCGTCCTCTTCGTCTTCCGTATcctggtgctgggggcagcCGCAGAGCGGGTCTGGGGTGACGAGCTGTCTGGCTTCTCCTGTGAcacacagcagcctggctgccaaaATGCCTGCTATGACAGCACCTTCCCCATCTCCCACCTCCGCTTCTGGGTCCTTCAGATCATCTTTGTCTCCACCCCCAGCCTTGTGTATCTGGGGCACATCCTGCACCTGGTGCATCTGGAGGAGAAGGCACAGCAGCAAATGGCAGCACGGGCCAGCAGCGGGGCCAGGCGGCAGcgccccaggcagccccagctccccacagggAACACGAGGGCACGGGTGTGCATGCGGGGGGCCATCCTGAGGACCTACATCTGCAACATCGTCTTCAAGTCTCTCCTGGAAGTGGGCTTCATTGTGGGCCAGTACGCCTTGTATGGGTTCCAGCTGAAGCCCCTCTACACCTGCAGCCGCTGGCCCTGCCCCAACACGGTGAACTGCTACATCTCCCGGCCCACTGAGAAGACCATCTTCATCCTCTTCATGCTGGGCGtggcctgtgtgtccctgctgctcaaCCTGGTGGAGATCTACCACCTGGGTCTCACCAAGTGCCGTCGGGGGCCAGGCCCCAAGTCCCGCATCCTAACCGCTCCTGGTGGGCCTGTAGGGCCTGGCAGCACCTATGTCACTCTGCCCAGGGGTGGCAGccccctggctgctggcagacCCCCCCATGGCCTGGCACCACTGAAGAAGGCAGGTG
- the GJB1 gene encoding gap junction beta-1 protein: MNWAGLYTVLSGVNRHSTAIGRIWLSVIFIFRIMVLVVAAESVWGDEKSAFTCNTQQPGCNSVCYDHFFPISHIRLWALQLILVTTPALLVAMHVAYQQHQEKKLLMLTGHGDAKHMEEVKKHKMRIAGSLWWTYVCSVVFRLLFEAVFMYIFYLLYPGYQMMRLVKCEAYPCPNTVDCFISRPTEKTIFTVFMLVTSSICIVLNMAELVYLVVRACARRSQHHSNPSSAKGSFYGHKHSSEYKQNEINQLLTEQDGSLKDMLRRNSGLQEKGDRCSAC; encoded by the coding sequence ATGAATTGGGCTGGCCTGTACACGGTGCTGAGTGGGGTGAACCGCCACTCCACTGCCATCGGGCGCATCTGGCTCTCCGTCATCTTCATCTTCCGGATCATGGTGTTAGTGGTGGCAGCCGAGAGCGTCTGGGGGGATGAGAAATCCGCCTTCACCTGCAAcacccagcagcctggctgcaaCAGTGTCTGCTATGACCACTTCTTCCCCATCTCCCACATCCGTCTGTGGGCCCTGCAGCTCATCCTTGTCACCACGCCAGCCCTTCTCGTGGCCATGCACGTGGCctaccagcagcaccaggagaagAAGCTGCTGATGCTGACAGGACATGGGGATGCCAAGCACATGGAAGAGGTCAAGAAGCACAAGATGCGCATAGCGGGATCGCTGTGGTGGACGTATGTCTGCAGCGTGGTCTTCAGGCTGCTCTTCGAGGCCGTGTTCATGTACATCTTCTACCTGCTCTACCCAGGCTACCAGATGATGCGGCTGGTAAAGTGCGAGGCTTACCCCTGCCCCAACACTGTCGACTGCTTCATCTCCAGGCCCACTGAGAAGACCATCTTCACTGTCTTCATGCTGGTCACCTCCAGTATCTGCATCGTCCTCAACATGGCAGAGCTGGTCTACCTGGTGGTGCGGGCCTGTGCCCGCCGAAGCCAGCACCACTCCAACCCCTCGTCGGCAAAGGGCTCCTTCTATGGGCACAAGCATTCCTCCGAGTACAAGCAGAACGAGATCAACCAGCTGCTGACAGAGCAGGACGGTTCTCTCAAGGACATGCTGCGCCGCAactctgggctgcaggagaagggtGACCGCTGCTCTGCCTGCtag